The Candidatus Neomarinimicrobiota bacterium genomic sequence CCAAGAACGTGGCCGTCTTTCACCCGTTTATTATCTGTAATTGCAATGCCCACGCGGTGGTTAGCCAAGCCGGGAACGAGCCCGCTTTCCACTAAAATTTGTGCTCCGTTGCAGATACCCAAAACCGGTTTTCCGTTTTTCGCTTCAAGTTTGATTTGTTTCATAATAGGATCAAGCGCCGCAATCACGCCGGCGCGAGAACGGTCTTCGTAAGCAAATCCGCCTACAATAATAATGCCGTCAAAGTCCGACAATTTTTCTGCCGGTTCATTCCATAAAAATTCAACTGGATTTAGTCCCACTCGACGGCAGGCCA encodes the following:
- a CDS encoding phosphoribosylformylglycinamidine synthase I produces the protein MTNKINIAIIQFPGSNTERETLMACRRVGLNPVEFLWNEPAEKLSDFDGIIIVGGFAYEDRSRAGVIAALDPIMKQIKLEAKNGKPVLGICNGAQILVESGLVPGLANHRVGIAITDNKRVKDGHVLG